TCTGCTCGATCTCGTCGCAGGCGGCGAGCAGGCCGCTGAGCCAGTCGTGCCGGTACGGCAGCCGCCCGATCTCCGGGTGCCGCAGCAGGCCGCCCTCGCCGATGGTCAGCGCCTGGTTCTCGGCCGTGGCGAGGCGGACCAGCAGCCGGTAGTCGATGAAGGAGGTCAGCCCTTCCGGGTCGTCGGCGAGTTCCTCGGGGATGCGCACCCAGGCACGGATCGGGTGCACCCCGGCGGAGGCGGTGCCGAACCGGAAGGCGGCCTCCCTGCGCAGGCCCGACTCGTGCACGGCGGCGGCCTCCCCCGCGTCGGGCCGGCCCTCGCACCAGAACCGGACCGGCTCCATGCCGACCGGCCGCTTGCGGAACAGATTGCGGACGGTCACCCGGGGGCGTTCCTTGGTCGGCTGGAAGGCGTCCGTGATGGTGTAGTCGAAGCGCACCTCGGCGCCGGCGGGATCGTCGGCGTACGCGCGGGCGAACAGCTCACCGGGCGACAGCGTCGACGACGCGGTCACGGGCGGCGCGGCGGTGGTGGTCATGAGTCCTCCCCGATGGAGATGGCGTGCCGGATCAGCCGCTGGTAGAAGGGCTGGTGGTGGTCGTGGTACGACCGCAGGGTGTCGTTGTTGGCGACGGTCACCTCGAATGACTTCTCGACCGGCGAGAAGCCCGAGGTGCGTTCGACGTCGAGGTGCCACTTGCGGGTGCGCCGCCACTCGGCGCGCTCCCCCGGCGCCCAGTTCAGCGCCTCCGGCCGGTACGGCAGCCCCACGGCGGCGCACCAGGCCGACACCGTCTCGCCGGGGTGCCGCAGCAGGTCCTCGGCCCGGATCACCACCGGCGGCCGGCGCGCGGTGCGGCTGACCAGGTCGAACAGCTCCCACTGGTGCTCGTAGCCGATCTCCGGGCAGGTCACCGTCGGCTTGATCGCGTAGTGCGAGCTGATCGTGCGGGCCGGTTCCCGGACGATGAAGGTGTGCGTGACGTCCGCGATCGCCCCGGGATCGGCG
The sequence above is drawn from the Micromonospora sp. M71_S20 genome and encodes:
- a CDS encoding family 3 encapsulin nanocompartment shell protein, with the translated sequence MTTTAAPPVTASSTLSPGELFARAYADDPAGAEVRFDYTITDAFQPTKERPRVTVRNLFRKRPVGMEPVRFWCEGRPDAGEAAAVHESGLRREAAFRFGTASAGVHPIRAWVRIPEELADDPEGLTSFIDYRLLVRLATAENQALTIGEGGLLRHPEIGRLPYRHDWLSGLLAACDEIEQTGATPHAMIVNPRDYYTHLLGRGALLADLTRNGVQISRTRMVAPGEAVVGDFAMAARLLDAGRSSIRVDTPPPGTLSIDGPAVCAEIHEGLAVHLPTHFFHVVPA
- a CDS encoding sulfotransferase family protein encodes the protein MPVIAMWAHPRALSTAFLRMMIARGDVTVVHEPLVTLFDEGHVELPTAGGGTVTVTDAAKVVAHLTELGRDRTVFVKDTLEYRYEHLFADPGAIADVTHTFIVREPARTISSHYAIKPTVTCPEIGYEHQWELFDLVSRTARRPPVVIRAEDLLRHPGETVSAWCAAVGLPYRPEALNWAPGERAEWRRTRKWHLDVERTSGFSPVEKSFEVTVANNDTLRSYHDHHQPFYQRLIRHAISIGEDS